The Pseudomonas benzenivorans region GCCTGGGCCTGGCCACGGCCCGGGCCCTGCTCGAGCAGGGCGCCAGGGTGCTGCTGGCCGACATCAATGCCGCAGCCGGCGCGGCCCAGGCCGCAGAGCTGGGCAGCAATGCCCATTTCGTGCAGACAGACATCACTCGCGAGGAGGACGGCCAGCGTGCGGTGGCCGCTGCGCTGCAGGTATTTGGCGGCCTGCACGGGCTGGTCAACTGCGCCGGCATCGCCCCGGCGGAGAAGGTCCTGGGGCGGGGCGGGGTCCACGGTCTGGACAGCTTCAGCCGGGTCATCCAGATCAACCTGGTCGGCAGCTTCAACATGCTGCGCCTGGCCGCCGAGGCCATGGCCCAGGGGGAGGCGAACGAGGAGGGCGAGCGCGGGGTGATCGTCAATACCGCCTCGGTCGCCGCCTACGACGGGCAGATGGGCCAGACCGCCTATGCCGCCTCCAAGGGCGGGGTGGCGGCGCTGACCCTGCCGGCGGCCCGTGACCTGGCGCGCTCCGGCGTCCGCGTGATGTGCATCGCCCCGGGCATCTTCGAGACGCCGATGATGGCCGGCATGCCCCAGGAGGTGCGCGACTCCCTGGCCGCCAACGTGCCGTTCCCGCCACGCCTGGGGCGCCCGGACGAATACGCCGCGCTGGTGCTGCACATCATCGAGAACCCCATGCTCAACGGCGAGGTCATCCGCCTGGATGGCGCGCTGCGCATGGCGGCCAAATAACGCGGTCTACTCCCATAGGGAGCACCGAACTTTATCTAAGAGAGCTAGGCTGGGTAGCGCGCAGCGCAACCCGGCGACGAGGGCAGAACACATGAGCAAGCAACAGGATCCCGTCGTAATCGTCAGTGCCGCGCGCACGCCCATGGGCGGCTTTCTCGGCGACTTCAAGGAGGTCACCGCCGCGCAGCTCGGCGCTGCGGCGATCCGCGCCACCCTGGAGCGTGCCGGACTGGCCGCCGATGCGGTGGAGGAGGTCATCATGGGCTGCGTGCTGCAGGCCGGCCAGGGCCAGGCCCCGGCACGCCAGGCGGCTCTCGGCGCCGGCCTGGACCAGGGCACGCCGTGCTCGACGGTCAACAAGATGTGCGGCTCGGGCATGAAGGCGGCGATGCTCGGCCATGACCTGCTGCTCGCCGGCAGCGCCGAGGTGGTGGTCGCCGGCGGCATGGAGAGCATGTCGGGCGCGCCCTACCTGCTGGAGCGGGCGCGCGGCGGTTACCGCATGGGCCACGGCAAGGTACTCGACCACATGTTCCTCGACGGCCTGGAGGACGCCTACGACAAGGGCCGGCTGATGGGCACCTTCGCCGAGGACTGCGCCCAGGCCTACGGCTTCAGCCGCGAGCAGCAGGACGCCTTCGCCATCGCCTCGCTCAAGCGGGCGCAGCAGGCCATGGCCGAGGGACGCTTCAGCGCCGAGATGGTCGCGGTGCAGGCCCCGGCCGGCCGCGAAGCGCGCCTGATCGACAGCGACGAGCAGCCGCCCAAGGCGCGCCTGGACAAGATCCCCACGCTCAAGCCGGCCTTCCGCGAGGGCGGCACCGTGACCGCGGCCAACGCCAGTTCGATCTCCGACGGCGCCGCCGCGCTGCTGCTGATGCGCCGCTCCGAGGCCGAGAAGCGCGGCCTCACGCCCCTGGCGGCGATCCGCGGCCACGCCAGCTTCGCCCACGCGCCCAACCTGTTCGCCACCGCGCCGGTCGGCGCCCTGCAGCGGCTGATGACGCGCACCGGCTGGTCGCTGGGTGAGGTCGACCTGTTCGAGGTCAACGAGGCCTTCGCCGTGGTGCCGATGGCGGCGATGCGCGACCTCGACATCCCCCACGACAAGCTCAACGTGCACGGCGGTGCCTGCGCCCTCGGCCACCCGATCGGCGCCTCCGGGGCGCGGGTGCTGGTGACCCTGCTCAGCGCCCTGCGGCAATACGACCTCAAGCGCGGCGTCGCCTCGCTGTGCATCGGCGGCGGCGAAGCCACGGCCATGGCCATCGAACTGCTGAACTGAACCGGGAGAACCTCATGATTCCATCCGAAGAAGAGTTGCAGATTCGCGACGTGGCCCGCCAGTTCGCCCAGGAGCGGCTCAAGCCCTTCGCCGCCGAGTGGGACCGCGAGCACCGCTTTCCCGCCGAGGCCCTGCGCGAGATGGGCGAGCTGGGCTTCATGGGCATGCTGGTGCCTGAGCAGTGGGGCGGGGCGCAGACCGGCCACCTGGCCTACGCCATGGCCCTGGAGGAGATCGCCGCCGGCGACGGCGCCTGCTCGACCATCATGAGCGTGCACAACTCGGTGGGCTGCATGCCCATCCTCAAGTACGGCAGCGAGGAACAGAAGCGGCGCTTCCTCCAGCCGCTGGCCGAAGGCAAGCAACTCGGCGCCTTCGCCCTCACCGAGCCCCAGGCCGGCTCGGACGCCAGCGACCTGCGCAGCCGCGCGCGACGCGACGGCGACCACTATGTGCTCACCGGCAGCAAGCAGTTCATCACCTCCGGCAGCCACGCCGGGCTGGTGATCGTGTTCGCCGTGACCGACCCGCAGGCCGGCAAGAAGGGCATCAGTGCCTTTATCGTGCCCACCGACACGCCCGGCTACTCGGTGGTGCGGGTCGAGGACAAGCTCGGCCAGCACGCCTCGGACACCTGCCAGATCCAGTTCGACGAGCTGCGCCTGCCGGCCAGCCTGCGCCTGGGCGAGGAAGGCGAGGGCTACCGCATCGCCCTGGCCAACCTCGAGGGCGGGCGCATCGGCATCGCCGCCCAGGCGGTGGGCATGGCCCGCGCCGCCTTCGAGGCGGCGCGCGACTACGCCCACGAGCGGCAGACCTTCGGCAAGCCGATCATCGAGCACCAGGCGGTGGCCTTCCGCCTGGCCGACATGGCCACCCAGATCGCCGTGGCGCGGCAGATGGTGCATCACGCCGCCAGCCTGCGCGAGGCCGGTCTGGCCTGCCTGACCGAGGCCTCGATGGCCAAGCTGTTCGCCTCGGAAATGGCCGAGCGGGTCTGCTCGGCGGCCCTCCAGACCCTCGGCGGCTACGGCTACCTGCAGGACTTCCCGGTCGAGCGCATCTACCGCGACGTGCGCGTGTGCCAGATCTACGAAGGCACCAGCGACGTGCAGCGCCTGGTGATCGCCCGTAGCCTCTGAGAAGCGGTCTCGGGCCTGCGGCACGCTGGCGATACTGCGTTGAGAACAGCCTCGGAATGCTCATTCACAATCAGCAAACTCAGTTTCCTTGGCTGTTTTGCCTTGCCTCAGTCTAGCGGTGTAAACCCCGTATCTTGTTCAGTGGAGGTGGTGCAAGACTGAAGGACGGGGCGTAACCGAGCCTGGCGCACGGCCTACCGCCATGGCATCAGATGTTGCGCTCGCCGCTCAGCGTCTTCGCCTCTACTTATGCCTCGTCCCGGTCACTGCACTGTCATGACCGCGCCATCGGCCTGCCACATGGATTGGCTGCAATCGAAGCAGGTCTTTCGGAGAGGCGACGATGAGAATCTGCGTGATTGGCGCTGGCTATGTGGGCTTGGTGACAGCGGCCTGTTTTGCCGAGATGGGCAATTGGGTGGTCTGTGTCGAGCGTGATCCCTTTCGTGTCGCACGCCTGAAGCGCGGCGAGGCGACTATCTACGAACCGGCCTTGGAGCCGATGCTCAAGGCGCATCTGGCCAGCGGCCAACTCAGCTTC contains the following coding sequences:
- a CDS encoding acyl-CoA dehydrogenase family protein: MIPSEEELQIRDVARQFAQERLKPFAAEWDREHRFPAEALREMGELGFMGMLVPEQWGGAQTGHLAYAMALEEIAAGDGACSTIMSVHNSVGCMPILKYGSEEQKRRFLQPLAEGKQLGAFALTEPQAGSDASDLRSRARRDGDHYVLTGSKQFITSGSHAGLVIVFAVTDPQAGKKGISAFIVPTDTPGYSVVRVEDKLGQHASDTCQIQFDELRLPASLRLGEEGEGYRIALANLEGGRIGIAAQAVGMARAAFEAARDYAHERQTFGKPIIEHQAVAFRLADMATQIAVARQMVHHAASLREAGLACLTEASMAKLFASEMAERVCSAALQTLGGYGYLQDFPVERIYRDVRVCQIYEGTSDVQRLVIARSL
- a CDS encoding acetyl-CoA C-acyltransferase; protein product: MSKQQDPVVIVSAARTPMGGFLGDFKEVTAAQLGAAAIRATLERAGLAADAVEEVIMGCVLQAGQGQAPARQAALGAGLDQGTPCSTVNKMCGSGMKAAMLGHDLLLAGSAEVVVAGGMESMSGAPYLLERARGGYRMGHGKVLDHMFLDGLEDAYDKGRLMGTFAEDCAQAYGFSREQQDAFAIASLKRAQQAMAEGRFSAEMVAVQAPAGREARLIDSDEQPPKARLDKIPTLKPAFREGGTVTAANASSISDGAAALLLMRRSEAEKRGLTPLAAIRGHASFAHAPNLFATAPVGALQRLMTRTGWSLGEVDLFEVNEAFAVVPMAAMRDLDIPHDKLNVHGGACALGHPIGASGARVLVTLLSALRQYDLKRGVASLCIGGGEATAMAIELLN
- a CDS encoding 3-hydroxyacyl-CoA dehydrogenase; protein product: MRIQDRVFLVTGASSGLGLATARALLEQGARVLLADINAAAGAAQAAELGSNAHFVQTDITREEDGQRAVAAALQVFGGLHGLVNCAGIAPAEKVLGRGGVHGLDSFSRVIQINLVGSFNMLRLAAEAMAQGEANEEGERGVIVNTASVAAYDGQMGQTAYAASKGGVAALTLPAARDLARSGVRVMCIAPGIFETPMMAGMPQEVRDSLAANVPFPPRLGRPDEYAALVLHIIENPMLNGEVIRLDGALRMAAK